In Candidatus Cohnella colombiensis, one DNA window encodes the following:
- a CDS encoding choice-of-anchor I family protein, translating into MKFSGKKLLSLVLAAELLLSSFVSGGSAYAAPATPLAGTPYQANSAYDVTVPHVVINQIYGGGTDTTVTVSNGFIELYNPTDSDVNLTGWSLHYADAPITGVSTSWVKLDLQNTIKAHSSYLVVGADLNTTSPILNVSNSYDQKLVDSNGIDIFINNKGIKVALFSNTNVLTEVNPFNSTTKLPTVEGYVDMVGTAGNDAGNLIDGYETDFTTGKNASNSKKIAIRRIGFTDTDNNKTDFELVDYSATPLSSKKPRYSGDLAWGQALSLTTLTLPSGSVDSAYSAQITATGGTAPYTFTATGLPAGLTISSNGLISGTPTVITSANVSISVTDSASSPVTQSKTFALQVQNAAIPDTLSVTKIGQYTVGQSNSNGGVAEIVKYNSDNGKMYVVNGSSTPPSVDIVPLTNNATLTKEKSILVKALAESGNDGFTYGDLTSVDVNTTTKRVAVAIQEADALKNGKILVLDYDGNLLKTYSSGVQPDMVKFTSNGKYILTADEGEPRDGIHDPDGSVTIVDTTTNVTTRVKFDDPTVIDNLVHIRGASDPTTGQITSKGSKADAIFDLEPEYIALNEDETLAYVALQENNAIATIDIATKKVLSVKGLGFKDFNVPSNALDLVKDNAVKLENVPFYGMYMPDGIASYTLNGTQYLFTANEGDATEWPADAGKLLRTNLTKISKIKDSLDPSSSAAQFLNGKTIYDDVEVVSDMGNDGIYMYGGRSFSIWNASTLTQVYDSGSDFETITGQRFPTYFNASNSNSTLDNRSTKKGPEPEYVAVGQVGSKAFAFIGLERIGGLMTYDVTDPTHPKFANYINTRDFTAGLNTDTGPEGLEFIPATSSPTGLPLILVANEVGGTIAVLQMNVTKVTLDKSSLSLEKNGSAAQLQATVVPVGNSNTTVTWTSSDTAVASVSNTGLVTPGSKVGTAIITAISGDGYGVAQANVTVGYWNLTIMHTNDTHAHLADVARRATLVKQVRNSSTNSLLLDAGDVFSGDLYFTKWAGLADLKFMNALGYDAMTFGNHEFDSGTSVLADFIKAAQFPLVTSNIDFSKDSNISPLLKQPKTIDTGAVKSTADAGVYPYVILGVNGQKVGVFGLTTEDTIETSSPGKNVTFKAADASAAATVAAIENEGVNKIIALSHLGYNRDVSLAKAVEGIDLIVGGHTHTMLDAPVIVSNAHDAPTVIVQANEWGKFLGLVNLTFDNDGVILTEQVNGRLLVVDNTVAEDATIKSMLSPYNAELDVLKQQVIGKTTVVLDGARADVRSKETNLGNFIADGMLYKAKLLKNADIAIMNGGGIRAPIDTGDITMGELRTVMPFGNTLFVLDVTGQQLKDGLENGISGAKLGDLPGKFPQIAGMRFKWDPTQAAGSKVYDVEIKTATGYTALNLTKTYRMATNSFVALGGDGYTSFAQAIVDGAYHEDLGYADYEIFIEYMTSLGGTISPTVEGRIIEKAKLTSTDNGGYIPPVTKEEKPTTEGSTPANSNELAQDAIQVTAGTNAAGQMVNQVAIGATDLQAALKNLPNATGQPAELLINMHNLSGATVVSLPVASLSAGSTPTQPVIIKVATAEATYSLPLSVLNLPSNGSMNGNEVLISITPVNQQLLTDLKNKANELGAQLAGDVAYEFEVTLVNGNDRQVLNNFGTTFVSRTMNTPTANATNVTAVMLDPITGELLFVPHLTSIIDGKVVVEMKRPGNSTYTLLQYNKSFTDLNGHWAKNEIEKMASKMIIKGINDSHFAPNKAISRAEFTSLLVRSLGLTPSTVTNSFQDVAQDAWYASSISTAVQFGLVNGVEPNKFAPNATISRAEMAVMIARAITIVNPNIAAGDKQVLNNFSDYTTIPQWASGQVALLANQGIMQGNTKGAFAPTASATRAEAAVILLRALKSLSLLN; encoded by the coding sequence TTGAAATTCAGTGGAAAAAAGCTATTATCGTTAGTACTAGCAGCAGAATTATTATTGAGCAGCTTTGTATCCGGTGGTTCCGCTTATGCAGCGCCGGCGACTCCACTCGCAGGCACACCGTATCAAGCAAACAGCGCTTATGATGTAACCGTACCACACGTTGTTATCAATCAGATATACGGTGGTGGTACCGATACAACGGTTACAGTCTCCAACGGCTTCATCGAGCTCTACAATCCTACAGACAGTGATGTCAATCTCACAGGCTGGTCGCTGCACTATGCCGATGCACCTATAACGGGTGTATCGACAAGCTGGGTGAAGCTCGACTTGCAAAATACGATTAAAGCCCACTCATCATACTTAGTTGTAGGGGCAGATCTTAATACTACATCACCCATTCTGAATGTATCAAACAGCTATGACCAAAAGCTTGTGGACAGCAACGGTATTGATATCTTTATTAACAATAAAGGAATTAAAGTTGCACTCTTCAGTAACACGAATGTATTAACCGAAGTCAATCCATTCAACTCCACCACCAAGCTTCCTACCGTTGAAGGCTATGTAGATATGGTGGGGACTGCCGGCAATGATGCTGGCAATCTCATTGACGGTTATGAGACAGATTTCACAACAGGCAAAAATGCGAGCAATTCGAAAAAAATTGCCATTCGTCGCATCGGCTTTACCGACACAGACAATAACAAGACCGACTTCGAGCTAGTGGATTATTCCGCTACACCTCTAAGTAGCAAGAAGCCCCGCTACAGCGGAGATCTTGCTTGGGGACAAGCACTCAGTCTAACGACGCTAACGCTTCCGAGCGGTTCAGTCGATTCGGCATATTCAGCTCAAATCACAGCAACAGGCGGTACCGCTCCTTATACGTTCACAGCAACTGGACTTCCAGCAGGTCTCACGATCAGTTCAAACGGTCTGATCTCTGGTACACCTACTGTAATCACGTCGGCTAACGTGTCGATTAGTGTAACAGACAGCGCTAGCTCTCCAGTGACGCAGAGCAAAACCTTTGCGCTCCAAGTTCAAAATGCTGCTATTCCAGACACACTGAGCGTAACTAAAATCGGTCAATACACGGTAGGTCAATCGAACAGTAACGGCGGCGTTGCTGAGATCGTTAAGTACAACAGCGACAATGGCAAAATGTACGTCGTCAATGGGTCGAGTACACCTCCTAGCGTTGACATCGTTCCGTTAACGAACAATGCGACATTGACGAAGGAGAAATCCATTCTTGTCAAAGCACTTGCCGAATCCGGAAATGATGGCTTCACTTATGGCGACTTAACAAGCGTTGACGTCAATACGACAACGAAGCGAGTTGCTGTAGCGATCCAAGAAGCAGATGCACTGAAGAACGGTAAAATCCTCGTACTTGATTACGATGGCAATTTACTAAAAACTTACTCATCTGGCGTACAGCCTGATATGGTCAAATTTACGAGCAATGGGAAATATATTTTAACCGCTGATGAGGGTGAACCGCGCGACGGAATCCACGATCCAGATGGCAGCGTAACGATAGTAGATACGACGACGAATGTTACTACTCGTGTCAAATTCGACGACCCTACAGTCATCGATAACTTGGTACACATTCGCGGAGCTTCTGATCCTACGACAGGTCAAATCACCAGCAAAGGTTCAAAAGCAGATGCGATCTTCGATCTCGAGCCAGAGTACATTGCACTGAACGAGGATGAAACACTCGCTTATGTCGCATTGCAAGAGAACAACGCGATCGCAACTATTGATATTGCTACTAAAAAGGTATTGTCCGTTAAAGGGCTGGGCTTCAAAGATTTCAATGTGCCGAGCAACGCGCTTGATCTCGTCAAAGACAACGCAGTGAAGCTTGAAAACGTTCCATTCTACGGCATGTACATGCCAGATGGTATCGCGAGCTACACGCTGAACGGCACACAATACCTATTCACAGCTAATGAAGGCGATGCCACAGAATGGCCAGCTGATGCAGGTAAGCTGTTGCGAACAAATTTGACTAAAATTAGCAAGATCAAGGATAGTCTGGATCCCTCGTCCTCAGCTGCGCAATTTTTAAATGGTAAGACCATATATGACGATGTAGAAGTTGTGAGCGATATGGGCAATGACGGCATCTATATGTACGGCGGACGCTCCTTCTCCATATGGAATGCAAGCACATTGACGCAAGTTTATGATAGCGGTAGCGATTTTGAGACGATTACCGGTCAACGATTCCCGACTTATTTTAACGCAAGCAATAGTAACTCAACATTGGATAACAGAAGTACGAAAAAAGGACCTGAGCCTGAATATGTAGCCGTTGGACAAGTTGGCAGCAAAGCGTTCGCTTTCATTGGACTAGAACGTATCGGCGGGTTAATGACCTACGATGTTACCGATCCAACGCATCCGAAATTCGCGAATTACATCAATACGCGAGATTTCACAGCAGGCTTGAATACAGATACCGGACCGGAAGGGCTAGAATTCATTCCGGCTACGAGCAGCCCAACAGGCTTGCCACTCATTCTCGTTGCGAATGAAGTCGGCGGGACGATCGCTGTGCTTCAGATGAATGTAACGAAAGTAACGCTGGACAAATCTTCACTTTCTTTAGAGAAGAATGGTAGCGCAGCTCAACTTCAAGCTACCGTTGTCCCTGTGGGCAATTCTAATACAACTGTCACTTGGACTTCCTCTGACACAGCAGTAGCAAGTGTAAGCAATACGGGACTAGTCACACCTGGCTCTAAAGTCGGTACTGCAATCATTACCGCAATAAGCGGAGATGGTTACGGAGTCGCGCAAGCGAATGTCACCGTTGGATACTGGAACTTGACGATCATGCATACGAACGATACACATGCGCATTTGGCTGATGTCGCTCGTCGCGCAACACTTGTGAAGCAAGTTCGCAACAGTTCGACGAACAGTCTGTTGCTTGATGCAGGCGATGTTTTCTCTGGCGACTTGTACTTCACGAAATGGGCTGGTCTAGCAGATCTCAAGTTCATGAATGCACTCGGCTATGATGCCATGACATTCGGAAATCATGAATTTGATTCCGGCACATCCGTACTTGCCGATTTCATTAAAGCAGCTCAATTCCCATTGGTCACCTCGAATATTGACTTCAGTAAAGATTCAAACATTAGTCCGCTGTTGAAGCAACCGAAGACGATCGATACAGGTGCGGTGAAATCGACAGCAGATGCAGGAGTTTATCCTTACGTCATCCTGGGTGTGAACGGACAAAAAGTTGGCGTATTCGGTTTAACGACTGAAGATACGATCGAAACTTCAAGCCCGGGCAAGAACGTTACCTTCAAAGCTGCAGATGCGTCAGCAGCAGCTACAGTTGCCGCTATCGAGAACGAAGGTGTCAATAAAATCATCGCGTTGTCGCATCTCGGTTACAATCGCGACGTAAGTCTCGCGAAGGCAGTTGAAGGCATCGACCTCATCGTTGGCGGGCATACGCATACGATGCTCGATGCGCCCGTTATCGTTTCCAACGCTCATGACGCACCGACTGTCATCGTACAAGCAAATGAATGGGGCAAATTTCTTGGTCTCGTCAATTTGACCTTCGACAATGACGGCGTTATTTTAACCGAGCAAGTTAACGGAAGACTTCTTGTCGTCGATAACACTGTCGCAGAAGATGCAACTATCAAAAGCATGCTTAGCCCTTACAACGCGGAACTGGACGTACTGAAACAACAAGTGATTGGGAAAACAACTGTCGTCCTTGATGGTGCACGCGCTGACGTTCGATCAAAGGAAACGAATTTAGGAAACTTTATCGCCGATGGCATGCTATATAAGGCAAAGCTGCTGAAAAACGCAGATATTGCAATTATGAATGGTGGCGGCATACGCGCTCCGATCGATACAGGTGACATTACGATGGGCGAGCTTCGTACCGTAATGCCATTCGGCAACACTTTGTTTGTACTCGACGTAACAGGCCAACAGCTTAAGGATGGTTTGGAAAATGGAATCAGTGGAGCGAAGCTTGGCGATTTACCAGGAAAGTTCCCCCAAATCGCAGGTATGCGGTTCAAATGGGATCCGACTCAAGCGGCCGGTAGCAAAGTGTATGACGTTGAGATCAAGACAGCAACTGGCTACACAGCGCTTAATTTGACGAAAACTTATCGCATGGCAACAAACAGCTTTGTCGCACTAGGTGGCGATGGCTACACTTCCTTCGCGCAAGCCATTGTGGATGGCGCATATCATGAGGATTTGGGCTATGCAGACTATGAAATATTCATCGAATATATGACCTCTCTGGGCGGTACAATTTCACCTACAGTTGAGGGAAGAATTATCGAGAAAGCGAAGCTGACGAGCACGGACAACGGTGGCTATATCCCTCCGGTTACAAAGGAAGAAAAGCCAACTACTGAGGGTTCTACCCCAGCAAACAGTAACGAACTAGCTCAAGATGCTATTCAAGTTACAGCGGGCACGAATGCGGCAGGTCAAATGGTTAATCAAGTTGCAATTGGGGCAACGGATCTGCAAGCTGCCTTAAAGAATTTGCCTAATGCAACAGGCCAACCTGCTGAATTGCTTATTAATATGCACAATCTAAGCGGAGCGACGGTCGTTTCACTTCCAGTTGCATCATTATCTGCAGGTAGCACCCCGACCCAGCCTGTCATTATTAAGGTCGCAACAGCGGAAGCAACTTACTCTTTGCCTTTAAGCGTGCTTAACTTGCCAAGTAATGGCTCTATGAATGGGAATGAAGTGCTCATATCCATTACACCTGTCAATCAGCAATTACTAACAGATTTGAAGAACAAAGCGAACGAATTAGGCGCACAGCTTGCTGGCGATGTTGCTTATGAATTCGAAGTCACACTCGTAAACGGCAATGATAGACAAGTGCTGAACAATTTCGGAACAACATTCGTATCTCGTACGATGAACACCCCTACTGCTAATGCTACGAATGTAACTGCAGTAATGCTTGATCCAATTACTGGCGAGCTTCTCTTCGTCCCACATCTTACATCGATAATCGATGGCAAGGTCGTAGTGGAGATGAAGCGTCCGGGCAATAGCACATACACCCTTTTACAATACAACAAAAGCTTCACTGACTTGAACGGACATTGGGCCAAAAATGAAATTGAGAAGATGGCCTCCAAGATGATCATTAAAGGGATTAACGACTCTCATTTTGCTCCGAACAAAGCAATCTCAAGAGCGGAATTCACTTCACTACTCGTTCGCAGTCTAGGCCTCACACCATCGACAGTAACGAATTCCTTCCAGGACGTTGCTCAAGATGCTTGGTATGCGAGTTCTATATCTACCGCTGTTCAATTCGGACTTGTTAACGGTGTAGAGCCGAATAAGTTCGCACCGAATGCGACGATCTCACGTGCAGAGATGGCGGTCATGATCGCTCGTGCAATTACGATTGTTAATCCGAATATTGCAGCTGGCGACAAGCAAGTATTGAACAATTTCTCGGATTATACAACAATTCCACAATGGGCATCCGGACAAGTTGCGTTGCTTGCTAACCAAGGAATAATGCAAGGAAATACGAAAGGTGCATTTGCACCGACAGCATCCGCTACGCGTGCTGAAGCTGCAGTTATTTTACTCCGTGCATTGAAGAGCTTGAGCTTGTTGAATTAA